One window from the genome of Helicoverpa zea isolate HzStark_Cry1AcR chromosome 6, ilHelZeax1.1, whole genome shotgun sequence encodes:
- the LOC124631487 gene encoding uncharacterized protein LOC124631487 isoform X1, with translation MRTRRASRASACACACSACSATSEPAPTCASPRAAAWPGCSAACAACSACRRTACSAAAICCRPTSRSRCSTATTPSSAYRTPRPPDAPGDVNVHFIVLSRVVPVSTKVDTVPAEDVSYAPVDAAPMATGELERSPSPDRVDVLTETKRQALLILEQYSAKPAPVGQDAPDGQDTPDGQDASSAPDGQDAPGASDDCDTPARPRRRRVRRRRRVAPLAEPAPGDGDRAAPGSGDCAAVLRNELQPRAPRVVRPLPPAAPLSCLALPLPIADFT, from the coding sequence ATGCGGACGCGGCGTGCGAGCCGCGCTTCCGCGTGCGCGTGTGCATGCAGCGCGTGTTCCGCGACGAGCGAGCCCGCGCCTACGTGTGCGTCACCCCGCGCCGCCGCGTGGCCTGGCTGCAGCGCCGCCTGCGCCGCCTGTTCCGCCTGCCGCCGCACCGCCTGCTCAGCCGCGGCCATCTGCTGCCGCCCGACGAGCCGCTCGCGCTGCTCGACCGCGACGACCCCGTCGAGTGCGTACCGCACACCCCGCCCGCCCGACGCGCCCGGCGACGTCAATGTTCACTTCATTGTCCTTTCCAGGGTGGTTCCTGTTTCCACGAAAGTCGACACGGTGCCCGCAGAAGACGTTTCGTACGCTCCCGTTGACGCCGCGCCTATGGCTACAGGAGAACTCGAACGCTCGCCGTCGCCCGACCGTGTGGACGTACTCACGGAAACCAAGCGGCAGGCTCTCTTAATACTGGAACAATACAGTGCAAAGCCCGCGCCGGTCGGGCAGGACGCCCCTGATGGGCAGGACACGCCAGACGGACAGGATGCGTCCAGCGCGCCGGACGGGCAAGATGCGCCGGGCGCGTCGGACGACTGCGACACACCGGCGCGGCCGCGGCGTCGTCgcgtgcgccgccgccgccgcgtggCACCGCTTGCCGAGCCGGCGCCGGGCGACGGCGACCGGGCGGCGCCGGGGTCGGGCGACTGCGCGGCGGTGTTGCGCAACGAGCTGCAGCCGCGCGCGCCGCGCGTGGTGCGGCCGCTGCCGCCCGCGGCGCCGCTCTCCTGCCTCGCCCTGCCGCTGCCCATTGCCGACTTCACGTGA
- the LOC124631487 gene encoding uncharacterized protein LOC124631487 isoform X2 — MVKHKEDSESKDADAACEPRFRVRVCMQRVFRDERARAYVCVTPRRRVAWLQRRLRRLFRLPPHRLLSRGHLLPPDEPLALLDRDDPVEVVPVSTKVDTVPAEDVSYAPVDAAPMATGELERSPSPDRVDVLTETKRQALLILEQYSAKPAPVGQDAPDGQDTPDGQDASSAPDGQDAPGASDDCDTPARPRRRRVRRRRRVAPLAEPAPGDGDRAAPGSGDCAAVLRNELQPRAPRVVRPLPPAAPLSCLALPLPIADFT; from the exons ATGGTAAAACATAAAGAAGATTCAGAATCGAAAGATGCGGACGCGGCGTGCGAGCCGCGCTTCCGCGTGCGCGTGTGCATGCAGCGCGTGTTCCGCGACGAGCGAGCCCGCGCCTACGTGTGCGTCACCCCGCGCCGCCGCGTGGCCTGGCTGCAGCGCCGCCTGCGCCGCCTGTTCCGCCTGCCGCCGCACCGCCTGCTCAGCCGCGGCCATCTGCTGCCGCCCGACGAGCCGCTCGCGCTGCTCGACCGCGACGACCCCGTCGA GGTGGTTCCTGTTTCCACGAAAGTCGACACGGTGCCCGCAGAAGACGTTTCGTACGCTCCCGTTGACGCCGCGCCTATGGCTACAGGAGAACTCGAACGCTCGCCGTCGCCCGACCGTGTGGACGTACTCACGGAAACCAAGCGGCAGGCTCTCTTAATACTGGAACAATACAGTGCAAAGCCCGCGCCGGTCGGGCAGGACGCCCCTGATGGGCAGGACACGCCAGACGGACAGGATGCGTCCAGCGCGCCGGACGGGCAAGATGCGCCGGGCGCGTCGGACGACTGCGACACACCGGCGCGGCCGCGGCGTCGTCgcgtgcgccgccgccgccgcgtggCACCGCTTGCCGAGCCGGCGCCGGGCGACGGCGACCGGGCGGCGCCGGGGTCGGGCGACTGCGCGGCGGTGTTGCGCAACGAGCTGCAGCCGCGCGCGCCGCGCGTGGTGCGGCCGCTGCCGCCCGCGGCGCCGCTCTCCTGCCTCGCCCTGCCGCTGCCCATTGCCGACTTCACGTGA